In Candidatus Polarisedimenticolaceae bacterium, a genomic segment contains:
- a CDS encoding prepilin-type N-terminal cleavage/methylation domain-containing protein, translating to MRNGKHPRHGERGFTLMEMMIVAALIGILATIAVGQYRRSIIKARESTLRSSLYTMRTQINNYFADKGKYPSDLEALVSEHYLRAIPVDPITQSSDTWVTEAAELGEEDASQEPGIADVRSGAEGTATDGTSYSEW from the coding sequence ATGCGGAATGGTAAGCACCCCCGCCACGGGGAACGCGGCTTCACGCTCATGGAGATGATGATCGTCGCGGCCCTCATCGGGATCCTCGCGACGATCGCCGTGGGCCAGTACCGGCGCAGCATCATCAAGGCGCGGGAGTCGACGCTGCGCTCGAGCCTCTACACGATGCGCACGCAGATCAACAACTATTTCGCCGACAAGGGGAAATACCCGAGCGACCTCGAGGCCCTCGTGTCCGAACACTACCTCCGCGCGATCCCGGTCGATCCGATCACGCAGAGCAGTGACACCTGGGTGACCGAGGCGGCGGAGCTGGGCGAGGAGGACGCCTCCCAGGAGCCCGGGATCGCCGACGTCCGCTCCGGGGCCGAAGGGACCGCGACCGACGGCACGAGTTATTCCGAATGGTGA